Proteins from a single region of Primulina tabacum isolate GXHZ01 chromosome 5, ASM2559414v2, whole genome shotgun sequence:
- the LOC142547329 gene encoding transcription factor TGA4-like, whose amino-acid sequence MTTPTARFALPSTMETYQISSWDDTFEGHVLMAAEADTMLNNKSENTSDKSLEDNYEGNQASKNNSEKIQRRLAQNRAAARKSRLRKKAYVQKLETSRLKLARLQLELEQARQQGLLPCKSTANIEIYGPMNSGIAAFEVEYGNWIDEQERKISELRNVLQLPVSEPELGMIVQNVLNHYRNLFRIKRDVARTDAFYLVHGAWKTSVEQFFLWIGGFRPSTLINVVMPQLGLDEQQVVKVRTLRHSCVQAEDALSLGVEKLQQTLAQGFAYLAAGTGNYGAQMLSSLEKLESLESFVLQADHLREQTLEQMSRILSTHQAAKGLLIFGEYFQRLRALNSLWCGRLKPQQPSHFLHHDIY is encoded by the exons ATGACCACTCCCACTGCACGGTTCGCTCTCCCGAGCACCATGGAGACGTACCAAATTAGTTCGTGGGACGACACGTTTGAAGGCCATGTCCTGATGGCAGCAGAGGCAGACACAATGCTGAATAACAAG TCTGAAAATACATCTGATAAATCTCTTGAGGATAACTATGAAGGTAATCAAGCATCAAAGAATAATTCAGAGAAG ATACAACGGCGTTTGGCTCAAAATCGTGCCGCAGCAAGGAAAAGTCGCCTCCGAAAGAAG GCATATGTACAGAAACTTGAAACGAGTCGTTTGAAGCTGGCACGGCTTCAACTTGAACTCGAGCAAGCTAGACAGCAG GGACTGTTACCTTGTAAATCTACGGCAAATATCGAAATATATGGACCTATGAACTCAG GAATTGCAGCGTTTGAGGTGGAATACGGGAACTGGATTGATGAGCAAGAACGAAAAATATCCGAGCTAAGAAATGTTCTACAATTACCAGTTAGTGAACCAGAGCTGGGAATGATAGTACAGAATGTACTAAACCATTATCGAAATCTCTTCCGTATTAAAAGAGACGTTGCCAGGACCGATGCGTTCTACTTAGTGCATGGAGCATGGAAAACGTCGGTCGAGCAGTTCTTCCTTTGGATCGGAGGGTTCAGACCATCTACTCTTATAAAC GTTGTGATGCCTCAACTGGGGCTGGATGAGCAGCAAGTCGTTAAGGTTCGCACGTTGAGACATTCCTGCGTGCAAGCCGAGGATGCTCTATCACTAGGAGTGGAGAAGTTGCAGCAAACTCTGGCACAGGGCTTCGCTTATCTGGCGGCTGGAACCGGAAATTATGGTGCTCAGATGCTTTCATCTCTCGAAAAGCTGGAATCACTCGAAAGTTTTGTGCTACAGGCGGACCACCTTCGAGAGCAAACACTAGAGCAAATGTCTCGTATATTGTCAACACACCAAGCAGCAAAAGGCTTGCTTATATTCGGCGAGTATTTTCAACGTCTTCGGGCTCTCAACTCTCTATGGTGTGGTCGCCTCAAGCCCCAACAGCCTTCCCATTTTCTGCATCATGACATTTACTAG
- the LOC142547331 gene encoding ATP synthase delta chain, chloroplastic-like, producing MAAALQQTPITFQSRSLPSSQLQQSTRKIKLSLSTLLLPKLNLKSRQSRRRTGGGGSSGARMAESAAGSYANALADVAKSNNTLDQTSSDLEAIDKVFSDEAVMNFFINPTVTEEDKAKIIDKISNKSKLLPHVANFLKILVEMKRVDMIREIIKEFDVVYNKLTETELAVVSSVVELESQHLAQIAKSVQKLTGARNVRIKTKIDPTLVAGFTIRYGNSGSKLVDMSVKKQLEEIAGQLDLGDIQLAV from the coding sequence ATGGCCGCCGCCCTTCAGCAAACTCCAATAACTTTCCAGTCTCGTTCGCTGCCGTCATCGCAACTGCAGCAATCCACGCGAAAAATCAAGCTCTCCCTCTCAACCCTACTCCTCCCCAAGCTCAACCTGAAATCGCGCCAATCCCGACGCCGCACAGGTGGAGGCGGTTCATCCGGAGCAAGAATGGCCGAATCCGCCGCTGGAAGCTACGCCAATGCTCTGGCCGACGTGGCCAAGTCCAACAACACACTCGACCAAACCAGCTCGGACCTCGAAGCGATCGACAAGGTCTTCTCCGACGAAGCGGTGATGAATTTCTTCATAAACCCCACGGTCACGGAGGAGGATAAGGCCAAAATAATCGATAAGATATCCAATAAGTCGAAGCTGCTGCCGCACGTTGCGAATTTCCTCAAAATTCTGGTGGAGATGAAGAGGGTGGATATGATAAGAGAAATAATCAAGGAATTCGATGTGGTGTACAACAAATTGACGGAGACGGAGCTGGCGGTGGTGAGCTCGGTGGTGGAGCTGGAGTCTCAGCATCTGGCGCAGATCGCGAAGAGCGTGCAGAAATTGACGGGGGCGAGGAACGTGAGGATCAAAACCAAGATCGACCCGACACTGGTGGCCGGGTTCACGATCCGGTATGGGAATTCGGGTTCGAAATTGGTCGACATGAGCGTGAAGAAGCAACTTGAGGAGATTGCAGGGCAGCTAGATCTTGGAGACATTCAACTAGCTGTGTAA